Within Spinacia oleracea cultivar Varoflay chromosome 4, BTI_SOV_V1, whole genome shotgun sequence, the genomic segment TTTCAGGTTAATTGCATGATCAATTCTGATTGGCAGTTACAAGTGTTTAATTGCCCAGTTTAATTCTAATTTCGGTTACAAAACCTTGCTTGCTTTATAATCAGTTTTTGGGGGATCAATTTGGAATACACCGAAAAACTCCAATTCTCTTCTCCTATTCTTCTGAGCATATTATGAGTTCCTAGTTCGTTTTATTCGAGTGCACGTTAAAACGAATTGCTGTGTAAAATCTTGGGGGGCAACGCCTATTAcgattgcaccatagtcggggcgaattttgcttctaagacagtgtttcaataacacgtcacagctttatatacatcaaatattCGGCCCACATTTCATTCacattttcggattttacagtATTCTTTCCTACAACCATTACGTAGAAATCAAAATCTAAGTTAACTATGAGCTAGAAAATCTACCCTAGCTAAGGCTTGTTTGGTTCAACTAAGTTTGACTAAAATTAACTTATCTTGACTTAATTTTgatgaaaataaattatttatattttaagttGTCtggaaataaataaaaattgttgAACTGATCTGAACTTGTACGAAATATAATTTACATGAGCTTATTTTTGCCTAAACAAGTCGAATAAGGGAAAAGAAACATAAATAACCAAACTACCAAATATTTTTGGTACAATTTATTACAATTAGTTTTATGTGAAAACAAAAATAGTTGCACCATGAATTCAGACATCCGCAATACTGCAATTATTTCCATTTCCCCTATTTTTTATTACAAACTTAAGGTAGTATTAACAATCAGACCGGAAATATCAACAATCTGACCGCATAGCGCAGTGGATTAGCGCGTTTGACTTCGGATCAAAAGGTCGTGGGTTCGACTCCCACTGTGgtcgttgtttttttttttccaaactaCACCTTTTTTAGATGGAATTGTAAGCCTGTAATAATTGACTCAATTAGTAAAGTTCTTTTCACaccacactttttttttttagagagaATTGTTAAATACTTCGTACTTTTGTAGTAGTACACTTAGCAAGTCTAGTTACAAACAAATACACATTACTCAAAATTTAACATAGAACACCTCAAGGGAAAGTGAAAAACAAAAGTGGGTAAAGGACTAGACAAACGAGGcttaataaacaacaaattGAATCATGTCAACGGGATTTGTTTGGTACAACATTAgtaaaggaaagaaagggaaaagaaaggaaatttCTTTTTCGTTGTTTGGTTTGATGGAAGGaagtggaaaaaaaaaaaaattatttgacaGCTTTTAGTTTTTTCTCTCCTCCCGAATTCCCCAACTTTTAGAAGGAAATTTAGGAGGAAAGTAAATGGAAGATTTATTAATGATGTTTTCCTTTCATTTTCCTTTCTTTCCCCTCAAATCCAATTTAATTTTTGGAACCAAACACAGGAACCCatacttttcttttccttttctattCCTTTCTCTTCTTTTCCTTCCGATTCCTTTCTACCAAAGAAAGCCTTAGGGACAGTGGGAGTATAAATCAGGAAAAGAATCATCTTAAGATTTGaggcaaagaaagaatacaAGAGATTAATAACCCAAGTTTCAATGTCATGATACACAAACCCCATGAAGAGAGAGTGCCTGTTGATCTTGATAAAAAGGATTTACATACATCAGAAATCTAGTAACTCACCTTTACATGGCAATGGCATCAGAAAGTATTACATGAAAGTTACAGAAGCCGAATAAATTACAGGCTCGAGTAAACAATAATGTTcgagaaaaaaaatcaattattaGAACTCATCCAAGCTCATGTGGTACTTGCTTTTTTCCTCCTGGTAGTTTTCTTTGCAGGTGCAGAAGTAGCAGGCTCGGCTTCTTCCTCAGATTTACTGTTACTAACAACTGTTTTCTGAGATTCACCTTCTTCCTCGGATTTACTGTTATTAACAGCAACCTCTCTTTGTTGCTTAGGTTTACTTTTAGCTGCAGTTTTTGAGGAGTTAACTTCAGCTCTCAACCTCAAAATTTCACCCTTTGCAGAAGCTAAATCCTCTTCTAGTTTTCTGGCTTTTTTCTGCAAATTCTCTCTTTCATTACCAAGCCTCATAATAACACTCTGTGCATCTTCAATGTTTTCTTGAGCTTCTTGTGcgactttcttttccttttcaagaGAATTATTGAGGAAATCTCTCTCTTCTTCAAGACTGGTAATTCTGGAGTTATACACCTCAAGATCTTTAGAAAACATCAATGCTTGTTGATTCATTTCATCAAGTGATTTAGTAGCTTCATTGAGATTGGTTTCAAGGGATTTTTTTGCCTCTTTATCCTTCATTATTTGGTTTTCTAAAGTCTGTACTTCATTGTTTAAAGAAACAACCATCTTCTTTTCTTCTTGCAAATCATTAATTGCAGTTTCAGCTTTTTTATAAACTTCAACCAATTCCTTCTGTAAGCTGTCAGAATTCTGGGATGAAGCTGTCAAATCCTTGGACACAATTTCAAGCTCCCTTTTAGTTCTATTCAGAGCTTCCTTCACCAAACTCAGTTCCCCAGAAAGTGTTTCTGAATGTAAAGTTGCCTCATTTAGCCTTTTCTGAAATGACTCTTTTGCCATTGAAAACTCTGCCTGAACTTTCGAGAGTTCAGAATCCAGCTCTGAAGACAACTTTCTTGACTCTTTTAATTGCATATTCAGATCAAATGCTTCCTCTTTTGATGATTCAAGAGCTTCTTTTGTCATTTGAAGTTCCTGGTTTAAACCTTGCACAGTTTTGTGTTCTAAATCAAGCATTTTCTGTAAGTTGTCTTTATCTTGTGTCAGATCAGATATCAAACCCTGCTTCACACTAGCTTCATTCACAAGCAACTCATACACTTCTTTCAGTTTTTTCAGTTCGCTCTCTCTTTCTTCCAGAAGTTTCCTATCGTCATCTTCCTTTTTCTCAGATGATGATCTCAGATCATCATACTCAGACTCAAGCGTATTGAGCTTCAGTTTCAAATTATCGCGCTCAATTGTCAAAGAATCAACACTGACATTCAAACCATCCAACATCGAATTCTTCTCCTCTAGTTCATTTCTGTACTTCAACAGCTCTTCATTCAAAGTCGTAATCTGTGATTTAAGATCATTAACCTCATCCCTAGTTTGATTATAGGAAGAGTTTAACGTTACTAAATCAGAATCCTTCTGTACAAGGGAAGAGTTCAGATCTTGTATAGTTTCTTCTTTCTCCTTTACTTCTGAACTCAGTAAGTTTACTCTTTCTTGCAAAACTGCAACTGAGTTATCCTTCTCCTTCACTTTCTCTACAAGTGAGTCTTTTTCTTTTCCAGTCTTTTCAAGTTTCACACCCAGATCTTCAATATCGAGTTGCAGTTGCTCAATTTTCTGTTTTTCACCTTGTAGCTCTCGACCTAGACCAGTAACTGTGTTGTTTGCTGATTCTAAACGATTTACCAAAGATAACTTTTCTTCCTTTGCTTTGTTGAGTAGATTATTATGTTCTTCCTGTTGGTTTGATAATTTTGACTCAAAATTCTTCTCCAAGGAAACAATGGCAGCATCCTTTTCCTTCAGTTGGTAGTTGAGCTGCCAGTTTCAATACAGTTCAATGAGAAATAACACACAAAACGAAATAACATATTGCATCAAAACACAAATATTAACATCACATATTGACAGAGTATGAACACCACATTAATCACATACGAAGTATTAATTAACTGTAAACATGTCAAATGCATCTGGATATATGAAACTGAGACTACTAGATCTTGATAGTCTCAAAATATTTGTCAACCTCACATATTGGTATTGAAAGAAGAAATTAGGGAGTTGTACAGAAAAATGTAAAGTTAACATGGGACAA encodes:
- the LOC110787769 gene encoding MAR-binding filament-like protein 1-1, which translates into the protein MGSSYFLHSPLHPFLSPPPSSSSSISLSSRPLFLYLRNAEGQKRSGRNCRVPMASLNQRLTQQDIDSCKRRALLLLGISVFPLLPWKNDAFASEGEERSGKENQDNEQIRQRNQSSNPFISLLNAIGLLGSGVLAALYSLARKDKAASEATIASLNYQLKEKDAAIVSLEKNFESKLSNQQEEHNNLLNKAKEEKLSLVNRLESANNTVTGLGRELQGEKQKIEQLQLDIEDLGVKLEKTGKEKDSLVEKVKEKDNSVAVLQERVNLLSSEVKEKEETIQDLNSSLVQKDSDLVTLNSSYNQTRDEVNDLKSQITTLNEELLKYRNELEEKNSMLDGLNVSVDSLTIERDNLKLKLNTLESEYDDLRSSSEKKEDDDRKLLEERESELKKLKEVYELLVNEASVKQGLISDLTQDKDNLQKMLDLEHKTVQGLNQELQMTKEALESSKEEAFDLNMQLKESRKLSSELDSELSKVQAEFSMAKESFQKRLNEATLHSETLSGELSLVKEALNRTKRELEIVSKDLTASSQNSDSLQKELVEVYKKAETAINDLQEEKKMVVSLNNEVQTLENQIMKDKEAKKSLETNLNEATKSLDEMNQQALMFSKDLEVYNSRITSLEEERDFLNNSLEKEKKVAQEAQENIEDAQSVIMRLGNERENLQKKARKLEEDLASAKGEILRLRAEVNSSKTAAKSKPKQQREVAVNNSKSEEEGESQKTVVSNSKSEEEAEPATSAPAKKTTRRKKASTT